The DNA segment TCAAAAGGGTTAGTATTGTCTATCTGGTCTGACACGGCTATCACTACATATGTGGAGCCATAGTAGTGTCGCTGTTGCCCCATGTCATTGGGGAAACTACGACTAGCCCTGACCGCCACCTAGATGACTTAAACCTTCTTTAGCATCCATTTGCTCGGGATCCAGTGCCAGCGCCTGTTCATAGGCGTGTTTAGCCTCGTCAGCTTTGCCCTGGCGCGCTTGCAGTTTACCCAAATGGGTCCAGAGTGAGGCATGTTTGGGCGAGAGCTTAACTGCTTCCATAAACTCGTTTTCGGCTTTACTCAAATCACCTTTAGACTCAGCCATCCAACCGAGATCCACATGCAATGCCGCCACTTTGGGTTGCAATTTGACTGCTTCAGATAACTGCTCAACGGCGCGCTCAGCGCTACCTTTTGCTGCCATCAAAAATGCTAGATCGGCGTGACCATAAGCATCAGCGGGATCTACCTGAAAGCCCTGCGCATATTCTTTTTCGGCCCTCTCAAACTGACCAATGCTGGCATAAACAAAGGCTATTGAGCGTGTCACCTTACCAGCGTTTGGTCTGTAGTCGCGCGCCCATTCAAATTCGGTGAGCGCATCGTCATACTTGGATTCGCCAGCCAGAGCCAGTCCTCGACGATAATGCAGTTTGAGACCACTATCTTTGATCTCGTTTTTTTGTTGCTCGGTATAGGCAACTGGCTCACAAAGCCCCACTACCTGCAAAAATTCGGCAACAGAGCGTCCGAGATTACCTCTAAAGAGAGCGACAAAACAATAATCACGGTGTGCCGCCATAGTCTTTGGTACACACATAATTGAGGCTTTTAGCTCTTGCTCAGCCATTTCAAAGTCCCAATTAGTGATGTATACATGGGCTGCGTCATAATGTTCGGCCGCCTTATTTTGCAAAATAGCAAAAGCATTCTGCTCGTTTTCGACTGCTGGCTCGCTAGCCTCGACAGCCGCTGGCGGCGCACCAGGAGCCTGGTCGGCCTGTGCCTCAATCTGCTCCTGAGTCTCAGTCTGGACGGCTTGCTCCTGACTGTCGGCTGTTGCCGATGACACTGCCACATCCGAAGACTGAGCCGTATCAACAGGCTTGAGTGGAGTTACACCATGGGACTTACCTGGCAGTGGCGTAACTTTGCTGTTAACGGCTTGAGGCTCAGCTGAGGCAGCCAGTAAACTACTCAGAGACAATAGCGAGAGTGTGAGAGCAAATCCTATAATGTGCTTGCTTTG comes from the Candidatus Obscuribacter sp. genome and includes:
- a CDS encoding tetratricopeptide repeat protein; translation: MHKPGFDGLQSKHIIGFALTLSLLSLSSLLAASAEPQAVNSKVTPLPGKSHGVTPLKPVDTAQSSDVAVSSATADSQEQAVQTETQEQIEAQADQAPGAPPAAVEASEPAVENEQNAFAILQNKAAEHYDAAHVYITNWDFEMAEQELKASIMCVPKTMAAHRDYCFVALFRGNLGRSVAEFLQVVGLCEPVAYTEQQKNEIKDSGLKLHYRRGLALAGESKYDDALTEFEWARDYRPNAGKVTRSIAFVYASIGQFERAEKEYAQGFQVDPADAYGHADLAFLMAAKGSAERAVEQLSEAVKLQPKVAALHVDLGWMAESKGDLSKAENEFMEAVKLSPKHASLWTHLGKLQARQGKADEAKHAYEQALALDPEQMDAKEGLSHLGGGQG